From Vigna unguiculata cultivar IT97K-499-35 chromosome 5, ASM411807v1, whole genome shotgun sequence, the proteins below share one genomic window:
- the LOC114183477 gene encoding protein ENHANCED DISEASE RESISTANCE 2-like: MASVGDIKESEWIDRIISEGAVPLLEPDNCSNGWATPPGDVFMVRGPEYFKTRIKVPAGDYLLKPLGFDWIKSSVKIGEILNDPNSRVRKVIDNEFPGAEKPFVWAFNVQVPNKDNYSAIAYFTTKERVVEDSLMEKFLKGDNAFRNSRLKLIANIVKGPWIVRKAVGEQAICVIGRALSCKYCTGENFIEVDIDIGSSMVASAIVHLAFGYISTLTVDLAFLIESQDESELPEKVLGAFRFSDLDPASARSVEPSPVVNCDEVQTSLPTRLWKSIGQGFSHILHSGPQEDGSSSDSQHAKIVPDHKDNPTDAKN; the protein is encoded by the exons ATGGCCAGCGTTGGTGATATAAAGGAATCTGAATGGATAGATAGGATAATATCTGAAGGGGCCGTTCCACTTCTTGAGCCAGACAATTGTTCAAACGGTTGGGCTACACCTCCTGGTGATGTGTTCATGGTGAGAGGCCCTGAGTATTTTAAGACAAGGATTAAGGTTCCTGCTGGTGATTATCTGCTGAAGCCTCTTGGTTTTGATTGGATTAAAAGTTCTGTGAAAATTGGGGAGATATTAAACGATCCAAATAGTAGGGTAAGGAAGGTCATTGATAATGAGTTTCCAGGAGCTGAAAAGCCCTTTGTATGGGCCTTCAATGTTCAAGTCCCAAACAAAGATAACTATAGTGCCATTGCTTATTTTACAACCAAAGAGAGAGTTGTTGAGGATTCCCTAATGGAAAAATTTTTGAAGGGTGACAATGCATTCAGAAACTCAAGGCTAAAGCTGATTGCCAACATTGTAAAAGGTCCTTGGATTGTTAGAAAAGCTGTTGGAGAACAAGCTATTTGTGTGATTGGGCGTGCCCTTTCATGTAAATATTGCACAGGAGAGAATTTCATAGAAGTAGATATTGATATAGGGTCTTCCATGGTTGCAAGTGCAATAGTTCATTTGGCATTTGGTTATATCTCAACTTTGACCGTTGATTTGGCTTTTCTTATTGAGAGCCAAGATGAATCAGAGCTTCCTGAGAAAGTTCTAGGTGCTTTCAGATTTTCTGATCTTGACCCTGCTTCTGCTAGATCAGTTGAACCATCACCTGTTGTGAATTGTGACGAAGTACAAACATCTTTACCTACTAGATTGTGGAAGTCAATTGGACAGGGCTTTTCCCATATTCTTCATTCAGGTCCTCAAGAAGATGGTTCCTCTTCTGATTCACAACATGCAAAAATTGTACCAGATCACAAAGATAATCCAACTGATGCCAAAAACTG A
- the LOC114183874 gene encoding serine/threonine-protein kinase-like protein ACR4 produces the protein MNLWPVRFVAIFEVVVFSCLWLQVSSLGSMSSIAVSYGDKGSAFCGLKPDGSHTVNCYGMNSAIIYGTPTHFPFFGLAAGDGFVCGLLMSSSQPYCWGSSGHVEMGVPQPMLKGAQYLEISAGDFHVCGLRKPLTGRHRNTSLVDCWGYNMTNNYVFDGQVQAISAGSQFNCGLFSQNRSVFCWGDETSSQVINMVPRGMRFQKISAGGYHVCGILEGVNSRAVCWGRSLLDLGEELSISLTGSGQGQGKVELAPNDPMLSVVGGKFHACGIKTYDHGVVCWGYSFKAGTRVPSGIKAFEIGAGNYFTCGVLVEKSHMPVCWGVGFPTSLPLPVSPRMCRSTPCPPGYFETSQNGICKTPDSHVCMPCSAACPPEMYKRSGCNLKSDILCEYNCSLCSSPECLSNCSSSYSNAANGKRSERFWSLQLPVVIAEIAFAVFFVCIVSITAMLYVRYKLRDCQCSSSSSARGSKGKKLRGSSSHQKEKSKVRPDMEEFKIRRAQMFPYEELERATGGFKEESIVGKGSFSCVFKGVLKDGTVVAVKRAIMYPNVQKNSKEFHTELDLLSRLNHAHLLNLLGYCEEGGERLLVYEYMAHGSLHQHLHGNKVMKEQMDWVRRVTIAVQAARGIEYLHGYACPPVIHRDIKSSNILIDEEHNARVADFGLSLLGPADSSSPLAELPAGTLGYLDPEYYRLHYLTTKSDVYSFGVLLLEILSGRKAIDMQYEEGNIVQWAVPLIKSGDIASILDPVLKAPSDVDALRRIANVACKSVRMRGKDRPSMDKVTTVLERALAQLMGSPCIEQPILPTEVVLGSNRLHKKSSQRSSNRSASESTDVEDQRFEFRAPSWITFPSVTSSQRRSGSEADVEGKNVEGRNLGNVGGGGGGGGGGGGDALKSLEEEIGLASPREKLFLQHNF, from the coding sequence ATGAACCTATGGCCAGTTCGATTTGTTGCTATATTTGAGGTTGTGGTTTTCTCATGCTTGTGGTTGCAAGTTTCAAGTCTTGGCTCCATGTCTTCCATTGCCGTCTCTTACGGCGACAAAGGGTCCGCGTTTTGTGGCTTGAAACCGGATGGATCTCACACTGTAAACTGTTACGGGATGAACTCAGCCATAATTTATGGAACACCAACACATTTTCCGTTCTTTGGTCTAGCGGCCGGTGATGGCTTTGTGTGTGGGCTCTTGATGAGTTCTAGTCAACCATATTGCTGGGGTAGCAGTGGCCATGTTGAAATGGGTGTGCCACAACCTATGCTTAAGGGAGCTCAGTACCTAGAGATCAGTGCCGGGGATTTTCACGTTTGCGGATTGAGGAAACCATTGACCGGAAGACACAGGAACACTTCTTTGGTTGATTGTTGGGGCTACAACATGACAAATAACTATGTGTTTGATGGGCAGGTTCAAGCAATCTCAGCAGGCTCTCAGTTCAATTGTGGCTTGTTTTCTCAGAACAGGAGTGTGTTCTGCTGGGGGGATGAGACCAGTAGCCAGGTTATTAACATGGTTCCTAGAGGCATGAGGTTCCAGAAGATCTCTGCTGGAGGGTACCATGTGTGTGGAATCTTGGAAGGGGTGAATTCTAGAGCTGTTTGTTGGGGGAGGAGCTTGCTGGATTTGGGTGAAGAACTTTCAATTTCATTGACAGGTTCAGGACAAGGACAAGGTAAAGTTGAATTGGCTCCCAATGATCCCATGCTTTCTGTGGTGGGAGGGAAGTTCCATGCATGTGGGATTAAGACCTATGATCATGGAGTGGTTTGTTGGGGCTATAGTTTCAAAGCAGGCACAAGAGTTCCTAGTGGGATTAAGGCCTTTGAGATTGGTGCTGGGAATTACTTTACCTGTGGAGTGCTTGTTGAGAAATCTCACATGCCTGTTTGTTGGGGTGTTGGATTCCCCACTTCTCTCCCTTTGCCTGTCTCACCAAGAATGTGTAGGTCTACTCCATGTCCTCCAGGGTACTTTGAAACCTCACAAAATGGTATCTGCAAAACACCAGATTCCCATGTTTGCATGCCATGCAGTGCTGCTTGTCCTCCTGAGATGTACAAGAGAAGTGGATGCAATTTGAAATCTGACATACTTTGTGAATATAACTGTTCTCTGTGTTCCTCACCAGAATGCCTCTCCAATTGCTCCTCTTCTTACTCCAATGCTGCAAATGGCAAGAGAAGTGAAAGATTTTGGTCTCTTCAACTGCCGGTGGTTATTGCTGAGATAGCTTTTGCTGTTTTCTTTGTTTGCATTGTGTCCATAACTGCAATGTTGTATGTTCGCTACAAGCTAAGAGATTGTCagtgttcttcttcttcttcagcaAGAGGGTCAAAGGGGAAGAAACTAAGAGGGAGTTCCTCACACCAGAAGGAGAAATCCAAGGTCCGACCAGACATGGAGGAGTTCAAGATTAGGAGAGCACAGATGTTCCCGTACGAGGAACTTGAAAGAGCAACCGGTGGATTCAAAGAGGAGTCTATAGTGGGGAAGGGAAGTTTCTCTTGTGTGTTCAAAGGGGTTCTCAAAGATGGCACTGTTGTTGCTGTCAAAAGGGCCATAATGTATCCCAACGTGCAGAAGAATTCCAAGGAGTTTCACACCGAGCTTGACTTGCTCTCTAGGCTGAACCACGCACACTTGCTCAATCTACTAGGCTACTGTGAGGAGGGTGGAGAGAGACTACTTGTTTACGAGTACATGGCTCATGGCTCATTGCATCAACACCTTCATGGCAACAAAGTGATGAAAGAGCAAATGGATTGGGTGAGAAGGGTGACAATTGCAGTGCAAGCAGCACGCGGAATCGAATATCTGCATGGTTATGCTTGTCCACCAGTGATTCACAGAGATATCAAATCCTCAAACATTCTCATTGATGAAGAACACAATGCAAGAGTGGCTGATTTTGGTTTGTCACTGCTTGGTCCTGCAGATAGCAGCTCCCCACTGGCTGAACTACCAGCTGGGACTCTTGGTTATCTTGATCCTGAATACTACAGACTCCATTACCTCACCACAAAGTCTGATGTATACAGCTTTGGAGTTCTACTTTTGGAGATACTGAGTGGCAGAAAAGCTATTGACATGCAGTATGAAGAAGGGAACATTGTTCAATGGGCAGTGCCTCTGATAAAGTCAGGAGATATAGCTTCAATTCTGGATCCGGTTTTGAAAGCTCCTTCTGATGTTGATGCATTGAGAAGAATAGCTAATGTGGCTTGTAAAAGTGTGAGGATGAGAGGGAAGGATAGGCCTTCAATGGACAAAGTGACTACAGTTTTGGAGAGAGCTCTTGCACAGTTGATGGGGAGTCCTTGCATTGAGCAGCCAATTTTGCCAACTGAAGTGGTTTTGGGAAGCAACAGATTGCACAAAAAATCATCTCAGAGATCTTCAAACAGGTCTGCCTCAGAAAGCACTGATGTGGAGGATCAGAGGTTTGAGTTTAGAGCACCCTCATGGATCACTTTCCCCAGTGTGACTTCTTCTCAGAGAAGATCAGGCTCAGAGGCTGATGTTGAGGGAAAAAATGTAGAAGGGAGGAATTTGGGCAATgttggaggtggtggtggtggtggtggtggtggtggtggtgatgctCTGAAAAGTCTTGAGGAAGAGATTGGTCTTGCTTCTCCACGAGAGAAACTCTTCTTGCAGCACAACTTCTGA
- the LOC114183169 gene encoding B-box zinc finger protein 24-like, with product MKIQCDVCERAPATVICCADEAALCAKCDVEVHAANKLASKHQRLLLQCLSNKLPRCDICQDKPAFIFCVEDRALFCQDCDEPIHSAGSLSANHQRFLATGIRVASSSNCTKDNENSHLEPPNRNAQQVPTKVPSQQVPSFTSSWAVDDFLELTGFESPEKKESLQFGELEWLTDVGIFGEQFTQEALAAAEVPQLPVTNNSSSVASYRTSKSYMSHKKPRIEVLNDDDDDDDEYFTVPDLG from the exons ATGAAAATTCAGTGTGATGTGTGTGAGAGGGCTCCTGCAACAGTGATTTGTTGCGCAGATGAGGCAGCTTTGTGTGCCAAATGTGATGTTGAAGTTCATGCTGCAAACAAGCTTGCAAGCAAGCACCAAAGGCTTCTCCTTCAATGTCTATCGAACAAGCTTCCCAGATGTGACATTTGCCAG GACAAGCCAGCATTCATATTTTGTGTTGAAGACAGAGCACTCTTCTGTCAGGACTGTGATGAACCGATTCATTCAGCTGGAAGCCTCTCTGCAAACCACCAGCGGTTCCTAGCAACTGGTATCAGAGTGGCCTCAAGTTCTAATTGCACCAAAGACAATGAAAACAGTCACTTGGAGCCTCCCAATAGGAATGCACAACAAGTTCCCACCAAAGTTCCTTCTCAGCAAGTGCCTAGCTTCACATCCTCTTGGGCTGTTGATGACTTTTTGGAGTTAACAGGCTTTGAATCACCTGAGAAA AAGGAATCTCTACAATTTGGAGAGCTGGAATGGCTTACAGATGTGGGTATTTTTGGTGAACAATTTACTCAGGAAGCCTTGGCTGCAGCTGAAGTACCTCAGCTTCCGGTAACTAATAATAGCAGCAGTGTTGCCTCATACAGAACCTCCAAGTCCTACATGTCACACAAAAAACCAAGGATTGAAGTCctaaatgatgatgatgatgatgatgatgagtaCTTTACTGTGCCTGATCTTGGATAA
- the LOC114183862 gene encoding fructokinase-2-like — MAFSNGVPATGTGLIASFGEMLIDFVPTVSGVSLAEAPGFLKAPGGAPANVAIAVARLGGKAAFVGKLGDDEFGHMLAGILKENGVRADGITFDQGARTALAFVTLRADGEREFMFYRNPSADMLLQPEELNLELIRSAKVFHYGSISLIVEPCRSAHLKAMEVAKEAGCLLSYDPNLRLPLWPSADEARKHILSIWEKADLIKVSDVELEFLTKSDKIDDASALSLWHPNLKLLLVTLGEQGCRYYTKNFKGSVDAFHVKTIDTTGAGDSFVGALLSKIVDDQTILEDESRLRDVLKFANACGAITTTQKGAIPALPKEEDALKLIKGA, encoded by the exons ATGGCCTTCAGCAATGGCGTCCCTGCCACCGGCACCGGCCTAATCGCCAGCTTCGGCGAGATGCTCATCGACTTCGTTCCCACCGTCTCCGGCGTCTCCCTGGCGGAGGCTCCTGGCTTCCTAAAGGCACCCGGCGGCGCCCCCGCTAATGTCGCCATCGCCGTCGCGAGACTCGGCGGCAAGGCCGCCTTCGTTGGAAAACTCGGTGACGACGAGTTCGGCCACATGCTCGCCGGAATCCTGAAGGAGAACGGAGTCCGCGCCGACGGGATCACCTTCGACCAGGGCGCCCGCACTGCCCTGGCGTTCGTGACCCTACGCGCCGATGGAGAGCGTGAATTCATGTTCTACAGAAACCCCAGCGCCGACATGCTCCTCCAACCCGAAGAACTCAACCTCGAACTCATCAGATCT GCGAAAGTTTTTCATTACGGATCAATTAGTTTGATCGTGGAGCCATGCAGATCAGCACACTTGAAGGCAATGGAAGTTGCCAAAGAAGCTGGGTGTCTGCTCTCATATGACCCCAACCTCCGTCTTCCCTTGTGGCCCTCGGCCGACGAAGCTCGTAAGCACATACTGAGCATATGGGAGAAGGCTGATTTGATCAAGGTCAGTGATGTGGAGCTTGAGTTCCTCACAAAAAGTGACAAGATTGATGATGCTTCTGCTTTGTCATTGTGGCACCCCAATTTGAAGTTGCTCCTTGTCACCCTAGGAGAACAGGGTTGCAGATACTACACCAAG AATTTCAAAGGATCAGTGGATGCTTTCCATGTCAAGACAATTGATACAACTGGTGCCGGTGATTCCTTTGTTGGTGCTCTGTTGTCCAAGATTGTCGATGATCAGACCATCCTTGAA GATGAATCAAGGTTAAGAGACGTACTCAAGTTTGCTAATGCATGTGGAGCAATTACAACTACCCAAAAGGGAGCAATTCCCGCCCTTCCCAAAGAGGAGGATGCACTGAAACTCATCAAAGGGGCATAG
- the LOC114185661 gene encoding uncharacterized protein LOC114185661, with product MSDRDSKKTRLSDIHQNNCGDVESGVCSQEKDFTSSLIEITDVSPLCFEYHGWSEEGINLCVDLNSSPSYWANKYRNEVCVSENVCMMNECRSLLQDLGCLGGSSSQGKGINEKQSTALGLVRYAAPNNYLSGAESCAEDVSEKTLKAINTPFIKFICGSETLKHHDSNPGDEIFEDGGLPDLVDPKNDLVVEQGNSREIDLDTDVKNIPSFAEEEEVGKNVKGRENSECYQFDEPLEKCGDQEYKMKHQKKNRHSKGQSCSDKGVGMFLRSMKKSVTVRPRRSTRLFSKVLQQSLH from the exons ATGTCTGATAGAGATTCAAAGAAGACAAGGTTGTCTGATATTCATCAGAATAACTGTGGAGATGTAGAATCTGGTGTTTGTTCACAGGAGAAAGATTTCACTTCTTCACTGATAGAAATTACTGATGTTTCCCCTCTTTGTTTTGAGTACCATGGGTGGTCAGAGGAGGGGATTAACCTTTGTGTCGATTTGAATTCATCCCCATCTTATTGGGCTAACAAGTATAGAAATGAGGTATGTGTGAGTGAGAATGTGTGTATGATGAATGAATGTAGGAGTCTTCTGCAGGATCTTGGTTGCTTAGGAGGGAGTTCTTCACAAGGAAAAGGTATAAATGAAAAGCAATCCACTGCCTTAGGTTTAGTCAGATATGCTGCACCAAACAATTATCTTTCTGGTGCTGAATCTTGTGCTGAAGATGTATCTGAGAAAACCCTTAAGGCTATTAATACTCCATTCATTAAATTCATATGTGGTTCCGAGACACTAAAGCATCATGATTCAAATCCTGGTGATGAAATTTTTGAAGATGGTGGACTCCCAGATTTAGTTGATCCTAAGAACGATTTAGTTGTGGAACAGGGAAATTCAAGGGAGATTGATTTGGATACTGATGTGAAGAATATCCCTTCATTTGCTGAAGAAGAG GAGGTGGGAAAAAATGTTAAGGGAAGGGAGAATTCAGA ATGCTACCAATTTGATGAGCCGCTTGAAAAGTGTGGTGATCAGGAATATAAAATGAAACATCAGAAGAAAAACAGACACTCAAAGGGTCAAAGTTGCAGTGATAAAGGTGTTGGAATGTTCTTAAGAAGCATGAAGAAATCTGTGACAGTTCGGCCTAGAAGATCCACACGGCTATTCTCCAAGGTGCTTCAACAATCACTGCATTAA
- the LOC114183580 gene encoding protein FAR-RED ELONGATED HYPOCOTYL 3-like, which produces MNLLSLHGTQKHKSKFSQSRSLPTTIEFASASILMEFGIDGSINGETVGNVTLGQINSCSTADENKVGCSSFNPAYKHDHDDNITQDSSGGDTIPSGIPAVSVVSADEPYVGQEFDSEAAAHAFYNAYATRVGFIIRVSKLSRSRRDGSAIGRALVCNREGYRMPDKREKIVRQRAETRVGCRAMILVRKVSSGKWVVTKFIQEHTHPLTPGKGRRDCIYEQYPNEHDKIRELSQQLAIEKKRSATYKRHLELIFEHIEEHNESLSKKIQHIVDSVKEMETKEQQSHR; this is translated from the exons ATGAATCTGCTCTCTCTGCACGGaacacaaaaacataaaagtaaattttcacAATCACGGTCGCTTCCTACGACAATCGAATTTGCGTCAGCCTCAATTCTCA TGGAGTTTGGGATTGATGGCTCCATTAATGGTGAGACGGTAGGAAATGTTACTCTAGGGCAGATTAACAGTTGCAGCACAGCTGATGAAAACAAAGTAGGTTGCAGCTCTTTCAATCCTGCTTATAAACATGATCATGATGATAATATAACTCAAGATTCTTCTGGAGGGGACACAATCCCATCAGGAATTCCTGCAGTATCAGTTGTTTCAGCTGATGAGCCCTATGTGGGACAGGAGTTTGATTCTGAAGCTGCAGCACATGCATTCTATAATGCATATGCTACCCGTGTTGGATTCATCATACGTGTGAGTAAGCTCTCACGATCAAGGCGTGATGGATCTGCTATTGGACGGGCTCTTGTTTGCAACAGAGAAGGTTACAGAATGCCTGACAAACGTGAAAAGATTGTGAGGCAAAGGGCAGAGACTAGGGTTGGTTGCAGGGCAATGATTTTGGTGAGGAAAGTAAGTTCCGGTAAATGGGTTGTTACTAAGTTTATACAGGAGCACACTCATCCATTAACACCTGGAAAAGGTAGAAGGGATTGCATTTACGAGCAATACCCG AATGAACATGATAAAATTCGAGAACTGTCTCAGCAGTTGGCCATTGAGAAAAAACGGTCTGCAACCTATAAAAGGCATCTTGAATTGATATTTGAGCACATTGAAGAGCATAATGAAAGCCTTTCAAAGAAAATACAACACATAGTGGACAGTGTGAAGGAGATGGAAACCAAAGAACAACAGAGTCATAGATAG
- the LOC114183863 gene encoding uncharacterized protein LOC114183863 yields MEASDLDEGVKVLDACLTNINWRLKPSSKRRLQLDMLALITRMRAVVMVDYGGIMPQLQHHLSSLLQLAQRESLIFEHIRIMVIQDMIYLIHLTELTHFLNSTFNSHRPLLFVDLQSENPKMVTKIEESQLAMQLVSIQRLFLTIFCPERATDPSPSQDDKCTDETDATCRSQSLPSRSTTDCIDLSDCMDNTDITVPTLNGWLLGYPVVYLFGKEHIADAIYNLSTKYLHIFQVFVCRNSTLKKGTRAEELLSFSVPYDLSMRGSNEEWAEAFLAQMQAKWERCASAWKSLKMENIQIIIFPKVGWKVQSYPGNK; encoded by the exons ATGGAAGCTTCAGATTTGGACGAAGGGGTGAAGGTGTTGGATGCGTGTTTAACCAATATCAATTGGCGCCTCAAGCCTTCTTCCAAGCGTCGCTTACAATTGG ATATGCTTGCTCTGATTACAAGAATGCGTGCGGTTGTAATGGTAGACTACGGCGGAATCATGCCTCAACTCCAACACCACCTCTCTTCTCTCCTTCAACTCGCACAAAGG GAATCCCTAATTTTCGAGCATATACGAATAATGGTTATACAAGACATGATTTACTTAATACACCTCACCGAACTAACGCACTTTCTCAATTCAACCTTCAATTCTCACCGACCGTTGCTCTTTGTCGACCTTCAATCGGAAAACCCTAAG ATGGTAACGAAAATTGAGGAAAGCCAGTTAGCAATGCAGCTTGTATCGATTCAGAGGTTGTTTTTGACGATATTCTGTCCCGAGAGAGCCACTGACCCCTCGCCGTCGCAAGATGACAAATGTACGGACGAAACCGATGCCACTTGTCGGAGTCAGAGCTTACCTTCTCGTTCTACTACTGACTGCATTGATCTCAGTGACTGCATGGACAACACTGACATCACTGTGCCGACCTTGAATGG ATGGCTTCTAGGATATCCAGTGGTCTATTTGTTTGGCAAAGAGCACATTGCAGATGCCATTTATAATCTTTCGACCAAGTATCTCCATATTTTTCAAGTGTTTGTCTGCAG GAATAGTACTCTCAAGAAAGGGACCCGAGCTGAAGAGCTGCTAAG TTTTTCAGTGCCTTATGATCTAAGCATGAGAGGGAGTAATGAAGAATGGGCAGAGGCTTTTCTGGCTCAAATGCAGGCTAAATGGGAAAGATGTGCAAGCGCTTGGAAGTCGTTAAAGATGGAG aatattcaaattataatcTTTCCAAAAGTGGGCTGGAAAGTGCAGAGCTACCCTGGTAACAAGTGA
- the LOC114186280 gene encoding LRR receptor-like serine/threonine-protein kinase EFR, producing MMEKRTPTKILFPLYSILTIILCLVPSQTNCSTLQDDTLSLLAIKNAIDPNSITPSSYLSTWDFSVDPCESTGSQFLGILCYLPLDNSSSRVTEVDLDAIGYEGFLTPALGNLTQLTVLNLNNNKFRGPLPETIGKLKKLTRLAMSQNFFTGAIPQTITGLNNVRYIDLSGNRLSGLIPTDITALRTLSYLSLSNNEFAGRIPNLTGLWQLNTLDLSFNQFYGDLPNLPVSLRNMYFHHNILSGHLTPLKGLIHLKWLDVSDNRLSGAISGNVLSLRNVVHLNVSFNRFTALEVINYSLQEQSLQVLEAQGNHLKGHLPVNLVSFVNLTSINLANNQFSGSIPLEYGTKVKSSWRRLHLDYNFLTGNLPREFSHSTNVKGSLAKNCLKCPTSVGLCQGRQRPSTECVGQHNV from the coding sequence ATGATGGAGAAAAGAACACCTACTAAAATCCTCTTTCCTCTGTATTCCATCTTAACCATAATTCTCTGTCTCGTGCCATCACAAACCAATTGCTCAACCCTCCAAGACGACACTCTTTCCCTTCTTGCAATAAAAAATGCAATTGATCCCAACTCAATCACCCCCTCTTCCTATCTCAGCACCTGGGACTTCTCAGTGGATCCATGTGAAAGCACTGGCTCACAATTCCTAGGAATATTGTGCTACTTGCCCCTTGATAACTCCTCTAGTAGAGTAACAGAAGTTGACCTCGATGCCATTGGCTATGAAGGATTTCTAACACCAGCATTAGGGAACCTCACACAGTTAACAGTCCTCAacctcaacaacaacaaattccGTGGTCCATTACCAGAAACCATTGGCAAACTAAAGAAACTAACAAGACTCGCAATGTCACAGAACTTTTTCACTGGGGCAATTCCACAAACAATCACAGGGCTCAATAACGTTAGATACATAGATCTTTCAGGGAACAGGCTCTCAGGTCTAATCCCCACTGATATCACTGCTCTGAGAACCTTATCATACTTGAGTCTGTCAAACAATGAATTTGCTGGAAGAATTCCAAACCTCACAGGGTTGTGGCAACTCAACACATTAGACCTCAGTTTCAACCAGTTTTATGGGGATCTTCCAAACCTTCCAGTGAGTTTGAGAAACATGTATTTTCACCATAACATCCTTTCAGGGCACTTGACACCCCTCAAGGGACTCATACACTTGAAGTGGTTAGATGTGAGTGACAACAGACTCTCAGGTGCCATCAGTGGGAATGTTCTTTCTTTGAGAAACGTTGTTCACCTCAATGTTTCTTTCAACCGTTTCACAGCATTAGAGGTTATCAACTATTCTCTGCAAGAGCAAAGTCTTCAGGTGCTTGAGGCTCAAGGGAACCATCTGAAGGGTCATTTGCCAGTGAATTTGGTTAGCTTTGTGAACCTGACCTCGATCAATTTGGCTAACAATCAATTCTCTGGTTCAATTCCCTTGGAATATGGCACAAAAGTGAAGTCATCATGGAGAAGACTGCACTTAGATTACAACTTTCTAACGGGAAATCTTCCTCGGGAGTTTTCACATTCCACAAACGTTAAAGGTAGCCTTGCAAAGAACTGTCTAAAGTGCCCAACAAGTGTTGGTCTCTGCCAGGGGAGACAGAGACCATCTACAGAATGTGTCGGCCAACACAACGTATGA